A single Burkholderia savannae DNA region contains:
- a CDS encoding response regulator transcription factor — translation MEPIKKVMLVDDHPAFILALRAILSKNPMLEVVATCSDGTSAWHEYKRCAPDLVIIDLDIPNLNGLDLLARIRKTDTYTRVLVVSGQPAGVASMSVQQTGGNGYVPKTEGTSRLLSAIQATLSGFNCFPDAHAHGSVVGPPAMARLSTREVSVLRYLARGHSNQEIAAILNISHKTVSTHKSKIIVKLGISNLVDLAAFASANHII, via the coding sequence ATGGAACCCATCAAAAAAGTGATGTTGGTCGATGATCACCCAGCCTTCATATTGGCCTTGAGGGCGATATTGTCAAAGAATCCGATGCTAGAGGTTGTCGCGACATGCAGTGATGGCACGAGCGCATGGCATGAATACAAGCGTTGCGCCCCCGACTTGGTAATCATCGATCTGGACATTCCAAATCTGAATGGGCTCGATCTGCTCGCACGGATCCGGAAAACGGACACCTACACGCGCGTACTTGTAGTGTCTGGGCAACCTGCCGGTGTTGCATCAATGAGCGTGCAGCAAACGGGAGGGAACGGCTATGTACCGAAGACAGAAGGGACATCGCGCTTGCTAAGCGCGATCCAGGCCACTCTGTCTGGTTTCAACTGTTTTCCAGACGCCCACGCGCATGGATCAGTCGTGGGACCGCCTGCGATGGCGAGGTTATCGACCAGGGAAGTCTCCGTTCTTCGCTATCTTGCGAGGGGGCACTCCAATCAGGAAATTGCGGCGATCCTCAATATCAGTCACAAGACAGTCAGCACGCACAAGTCGAAGATAATTGTCAAGCTTGGCATTTCCAATCTGGTTGATTTGGCGGCGTTTGCGTCGGCCAATCATATCATATAG
- a CDS encoding H-NS histone family protein — translation METYKELKAQMDALAEKTEAARVAEFQAVVDDIRAKVAEYGITEKDIFSARRSRLTRQVKAPVEAKYRDPKSGATWSGRGRAPAWIKDAKNRNRFLIQE, via the coding sequence ATGGAAACTTACAAAGAGCTTAAAGCTCAAATGGACGCCTTAGCGGAGAAAACTGAAGCCGCCCGCGTAGCGGAGTTCCAAGCCGTCGTCGACGACATCCGTGCCAAGGTCGCGGAGTACGGCATCACCGAGAAGGACATCTTCAGCGCCCGCCGCAGCCGGTTGACAAGGCAAGTGAAGGCGCCGGTAGAAGCAAAGTATCGCGACCCTAAGAGTGGTGCAACTTGGTCGGGCCGTGGGCGTGCGCCAGCATGGATCAAAGATGCAAAGAATAGGAATCGATTCCTGATTCAGGAGTAA